A single region of the Nicotiana sylvestris chromosome 6, ASM39365v2, whole genome shotgun sequence genome encodes:
- the LOC104221086 gene encoding calmodulin calcium-dependent NAD kinase — translation MLKYSYGKVVASHILVASLVGIISAFAMHLHKSSKSKSKSSKVDDNQININLLAPILDRTESGRAGKLEKFSHYVARQLGFKDENECPRLGELVQEYLRRSKGCDNTIFEYFANEEDAESLYVKLENELERCILAYFAFHWSKASIFISQVLSVDSDQKRLKDLVLAATRKQRFEKITKDLKVTRVFSTLVEEMKAIGTVSSKGDSKCTDVMVPVAHSQRSPVLLLMGGGMGAGKSTVLKDILKQSFWSEAAANAVVVEADAFKETDVIYRALSSRGHHHDMLQTAELVHQSSTDAASSLLVTALNEGRDVIMDGTLSWVPFVEQTIAMARNVHKHRYRMGEGYQVAEDGTVTEKYWEQVEEEQGEEAKITKPYRIELVGVVCDPYLAVVRGIRRAIGTGRAVRVKPQLKSHKRFANAFPKYCDIVDNARLYFTNVLGSKPTLIAWKDGENKMLVEPEDIKCLEMVRNVNEEAESIYELYPKDELTQPGSVWNDMVLLPTRSILQQELKAAIGKIENRPKLLEALKTD, via the exons ATGCTGAAAT ATAGCTATGGAAAAGTGGTTGCTTCACATATATTGGTTGCAAGTCTTGTGGGAATTATCTCTGCTTTCGCCATGCATCTTCACAAATCTTCTAAATCTAAATCCAAATCTTCCAAAGTTGATGATAATCAAATAAATATAAATCTCCTTGCTCCTATTTTGGACAGAACTGAATCTGGTCGTGCTGGTAAACTCGAAAAATTTTCCCATTATGTTG CAAGGCAACTGGGGTTTAAAGATGAAAATGAGTGTCCTCGCTTAGGAGAGCTAGTACAAGAATATTTGAGGAGATCCAAAGGTTGTGATAATACCATTTTTGAATACTTTGCTAATGAAGAAGATGCTGAATCTTTGTATGTAAAGTTGGAGAATGAATTAGAGAGATGCATTCTTGCTTATTTTGCTTTCCATTGGAGTAAAGCTTCTATCTTCATTAGCCAG GTGTTAAGTGTTGATTCTGATCAGAAAAGACTCAAGGATTTGGTGCTGGCAGCTACAAG GAAGCAGAGATTCGAGAAGATAACAAAGGACTTGAAAGTGACAAGGGTATTTTCAACGCTGGTAGAGGAGATGAAGGCCATTGGAACAGTGTCATCAAAGGGAGACTCCAAATGTACAGACGTTATGGTCCCTGTGGCTCACAGTCAACGAAGCCCAGTTCTCCTCCTCATGGGTGGTGGCATGGGTGCTGGCAAATCCACTGTCCTCAAAGACATCCTCAAACA GTCATTTTGGTCCGAAGCAGCTGCAAATGCAGTGGtggtagaggcagatgctttcaAGGAAACTGATGTAATTTACAGAGCCCTTAGCTCAAGAGGTCATCATCACGACATGCTTCAAACTGCTGAATTG GTACATCAAAGTTCAACAGATGCAGCATCGTCCCTACTAGTCACAGCTCTGAACGAAGGGCGCGATGTTATAATGGATGGAACCTTATCATGGGTGCCATTTGTTGAGCAGACAATAGCCATGGCAAGAAACGTACACAAACATCGGTATCGAATGGGGGAAGGGTACCAGGTTGCAGAGGATGGGACAGTTACTGAAAAGTATTGGGAACAAGTTGAAGAGGAACAAGGAGAAGAGGCTAAGATCACTAAACCTTACAGAATTGAATTGGTGGGAGTTGTATGTGATCCTTACCTAGCTGTTGTTAGAGGCATCAG GAGAGCTATAGGAACAGGGAGGGCAGTTAGAGTGAAGCCTCAACTGAAATCTCACAAGAGATTTGCAAATGCATTTCCTAAGTACTGTGACATTGTTGATAACGCCAGGCTCTACTTCACCAACGTTCTAGGCTCAAAACCAACA TTAATAGCATGGAAAGATGGAGAGAATAAGATGTTGGTGGAACCGGAAGACATCAAATGTTTGGAAATGGTAagaaatgtgaatgaagaagcaGAGTCCATATACGAACTCTACCCAAAAGATGAATTAACGCAGCCTGGTTCAGTTTGGAATGACATGGTTTTATTACCTACTAGGTCTATTCTCCAGCAAGAGCTCAAAGCTGCCATTGGAAAAATTGAAAATCGGCCAAAATTGCTTGAAGCTCTTAAAACTGATTAG